Genomic segment of Salvia hispanica cultivar TCC Black 2014 chromosome 2, UniMelb_Shisp_WGS_1.0, whole genome shotgun sequence:
NNNNNNNNNNNNNNNNNNNNNNNNNNNNNNNNNNNNNNNNNNNNNNNNNNNNNNNNNNNNNNNNNNNNNNNNNNNNNNNNNNNNNNNNNNNNNNNNNNNNNNNNNNNNNNNNNNNNNNNNNNNNNNNNNNNNNNNNNNNNNNNNNNNNNNNNNNNNNNNNNNNNNNNNNNNNNNNNNNNNNNNNNNNNNNNNNNNNNNNNNANNNNNNNNNNNNNNNNNNNNNNNNNNNNNNNNNNNNNNNNNNNNNNNNNNNNNNNNNNNNNNNNNNNNNNNNNNNNNNNNNNNNNNNNNNNNNNNNNNNNTTAGTGTTCTCCAAAAGTtttgtgaaataaaattccaaaaatggtataaatggttggagtaaaattattttttgagtgacatctaaaaataaaatttagttggTAAATGTTTAAGATGCTAATGAACCTTGTTTTTAGTATCAGCTATGCATCGATATTTACTCAAAAAATCTAACGAATGATTCACAAAAAAGTTGAATGAGAATAATCTTGATATGGTGATTTCGAAAATAGTTATCATCCgatgtataataaaaattgtagaCACATTACgtgtaaattaaatatttaatattatttttttttgaaaaaatcaggcttatttaatttttccgATTCGCACCGATTAGTACATTTACCTATAACACAAATACTTGGACTCTTTTATTcaagaaataagaaaacaataaaacaaatatgtCGGTTCAACAACTGCGTCATGGGAAAGAACCGAAAAGAAAACCCACTAATTAACACACACCTTAACATATATTTCAAGCCTACTTTTACGAACTAAATTCCCACATCGGTTGTGAGAACAACTGATGTTGGGTATATAGATTAAATGAGCTTTCTCTCCTAACAGACTAGTCTTTTGAGATGAGTTCTCCTGTTTGGTCCGTATCACCTCCGGCAGCTACGCAAAGCTGCAGGGCGGCCCGACCTTCTTGACAAGTCTTTTCACTCTCTTCCCATCTCTCATGGAGCTAATGattatgataaatataatGGATACCAAGAACACAGAGCCTGATATGGCAACAACATACCTCGAACCCAAACCCATCCATGTTGGGATTTGTCATGATCAAGGAAATCCCATAAGTCACTCCAATAGACGCCATCGACACCAGCATCGATATCGTGGCACAGAGCACGAAGATCCACTGGTCCGATGGAGCCGGTGGTGGCAAGGAACAAGATTGCCACGAGAGACGAAATGAATGCCACGATGTTGACTTGAATGAACTGTTTGTATAAATCTTTCTCTTTGAGAGCCATGACTGCATGCCCGGCAGAAGTACATTTCGACCGGTCTTCTTCTATCGGTGCTTGTTTGCTTGCCATACGCCGCCTGGGGGGCTGACGGCCGCCTGGAACGCCATGGTCGCGATCAGGACCGCTGCCACCATCGTCATCTCAGCGAACCGAGGCAGGTTTAGGGCTATTAACCGATTAGAATACTTTTTCAGGATTGATTTCATTTCGGAATATGTACTTGTGTCTTCAAAGCTCTCGTTCAAGATATTGAGGGCGGTTTTGCCACCGGAATTCTTTGTCAACCTCCCTAGTTTGCCACTTTCATCCAAGTATACTACAACCTGAAATAGTTTAATAGgatcattttttcaataaattgtCCTACTTAATAAGTTGGACCTAATCACTTTAAGGGAAAATTGTCAGAAAAATAGGTATGTTTTGGTAAAATTTTGGTACGTTATGCAACTTTAAAAATCAGttagaaaagaataaattttggatttgatcACAAATATCCCACGATGAAAAACTAGCAGTTTACGTGTAATATGTAGcagttgatatttttcaattaaaagaTGTTTTCTGTATGAGCAGACAACATCGTTTAACTCATCGATAGTGATGTCAGGTATGGTTTCTCGGCCCTCATATTGGATAcaatttcactaaaaaaatgCCAAAAGATAATTGCAAACAAAGGATTCTTAAAGTtgcacaattaataaattaaattacctCAAGTTGATTAGTCCTGACAGCAAAATGCAACAATGTCTCTCCATTATCATCCTCTGCACTCACTAGGTCTTTGTCTCCCAGTTTATCCACCAAAACCATCAACGTCCCAAGCTGACGATGTTTCACGCACAAGTGCAGCACAGTCTGTCCGCGATGCAGCCTTTCCGCGGCCGCAAAGGAGTCCTGCCTTAGCATCTCCTCCAACACCGCCACATTCCCTTTCACGGCCGCGACATGAAGCGGGTTCATATCTTGGCCGTCTCGCCACCAGCACATCTCCGGGGCTATGGCTAGCAGCCTCTTTGCGATCCCCACGATCCCTATTGCGGCCGCGAGGTGGAGAGACGACGAGCCCTTGGAGTCGAGCTCGAGAGCGAGCTCCGGCTTGATCTTCAGCACCTCTTCCACGATGCCTTCTTGCCCCTGATTTATTGCAATGTGCAACACGTTTTTCAGACATGAGGTTAATGAAACTACATCAAGAAGGTGTTGATTTGTTTGGAGGAGTTGTTTCAGTGTT
This window contains:
- the LOC125205086 gene encoding ankyrin repeat-containing protein BDA1-like, with translation MAEKEMYDAATIGDVTTLKQLLQTNQHLLDVVSLTSCLKNVLHIAINQGQEGIVEEVLKIKPELALELDSKGSSSLHLAAAIGIVGIAKRLLAIAPEMCWWRDGQDMNPLHVAAVKGNVAVLEEMLRQDSFAAAERLHRGQTVLHLCVKHRQLGTLMVLVDKLGDKDLVSAEDDNGETLLHFAVRTNQLEVVVYLDESGKLGRLTKNSGGKTALNILNESFEDTSTYSEMKSILKKYSNRLIALNLPRFAEMTMVAAVLIATMAFQAAVSPPGGVWQANKHR